In the Streptomyces sp. NBC_00525 genome, one interval contains:
- a CDS encoding maltokinase N-terminal cap-like domain-containing protein produces MLEAPDASAPDAVSRTDTQVTTADGTALIPSLGPLLHEWLPRQRWFAGKGRPITAFSLVAATEMLPVDGTGSAPGLLHLLVRAHQPTMPAQPPVDCYQLLLGVRPVLPPHLAPAAIGRVPHGPLAGLTVYDGLHDARLAALLLERFRTPGRLGAVRFDRGAEPIPQRLPPRVLDTEQSNSSLVYGDAYILKIFRRVFPGTNPDLELPLVLSREGCGRVPAPVAWFEAATPERLTLGVLQPFLRGAEDGWQLALRALATGHDFLPEARALGRATAEVHTALAGALPTPVLRRSQTDELAAAMVERLEAAAHAVPELVPYVPGLRTAFDAVAALGHRGRSWAAQRVHGDLHLGQTLRGADGFWSLIDFEGEPARPLPERRSPQPPVRDVAGMLRSFDYAARTHRPWKPEWAARCRDAYCDGYAEAAGTDPRAEPELLRAHETDKAVYEVLYEARHRPDWLPVPMAAIHRLAAGSPG; encoded by the coding sequence ATGTTGGAGGCACCAGACGCCTCGGCCCCGGACGCGGTCTCGCGCACGGACACCCAGGTCACCACGGCGGACGGCACGGCCCTGATCCCGTCCCTCGGGCCGCTGCTCCACGAATGGCTGCCCCGGCAGCGGTGGTTCGCCGGCAAGGGACGGCCCATCACCGCCTTCTCGCTGGTCGCGGCCACCGAGATGCTGCCGGTGGACGGTACCGGCTCCGCGCCGGGGCTCCTGCACCTGCTGGTCCGGGCCCATCAGCCCACCATGCCCGCCCAGCCGCCCGTCGACTGCTACCAACTGCTCCTCGGCGTACGCCCGGTGCTCCCCCCGCACCTGGCGCCCGCCGCCATCGGCCGGGTGCCGCACGGGCCGCTGGCCGGGCTCACCGTCTACGACGGACTGCACGACGCCCGCCTCGCCGCACTGCTGCTGGAACGATTTCGCACCCCCGGCCGGCTCGGCGCCGTGCGCTTCGACCGCGGTGCGGAACCGATCCCGCAGCGGCTGCCGCCCCGAGTGCTGGACACCGAGCAGTCCAACTCCTCGCTGGTGTACGGGGACGCGTACATCCTCAAGATCTTCCGCCGGGTCTTCCCCGGCACCAACCCGGACCTCGAACTGCCGCTCGTGCTGTCCCGCGAGGGCTGCGGACGCGTCCCGGCCCCGGTCGCCTGGTTCGAGGCTGCGACACCGGAGCGGCTGACGCTCGGGGTGCTCCAGCCGTTCCTGCGCGGCGCCGAGGACGGCTGGCAGCTCGCCCTGCGCGCCCTCGCCACCGGGCACGACTTCCTGCCCGAGGCGCGGGCGCTCGGCCGCGCCACCGCCGAGGTGCACACCGCGCTCGCCGGCGCGCTGCCCACCCCGGTGCTGCGCCGCTCCCAGACCGACGAGCTGGCCGCCGCCATGGTGGAGCGGCTGGAGGCGGCCGCCCACGCGGTGCCCGAACTCGTCCCGTACGTCCCCGGACTGCGCACCGCGTTCGACGCGGTCGCGGCCCTGGGCCACCGGGGGCGCAGCTGGGCCGCGCAGCGGGTGCACGGCGACCTCCACCTCGGCCAGACGCTGCGCGGCGCCGACGGCTTCTGGTCGCTGATCGACTTCGAGGGCGAGCCGGCCCGGCCGCTCCCGGAGCGCCGCAGCCCGCAGCCCCCGGTCCGCGACGTGGCCGGCATGCTCCGGTCCTTCGACTACGCGGCCCGCACCCACCGGCCCTGGAAGCCGGAGTGGGCCGCCCGCTGCCGGGACGCCTACTGCGACGGCTACGCCGAGGCGGCGGGCACCGACCCGCGCGCCGAGCCGGAGCTGCTGCGCGCCCACGAGACCGACAAGGCGGTGTACGAGGTGCTGTACGAGGCCCGGCACCGGCCCGACTGGCTGCCGGTCCCGATGGCCGCGATCCACCGCCTGGCCGCCGGCTCCCCCGGCTGA
- a CDS encoding sensor histidine kinase, which produces MRFPRTRPRSLAGQLFAMQVVLVAAVVAGCAFFAYESGRGQAEETAARQARAVALAVAGSPSVREAIRTEDPSAALQPYAERVRKETGIAFVTIMSPDRVRWTHPVTDRIGETFLGHTARALRGETFSETYTGTLGPSIRVVTPVRDGGQITGLVSAGITVDRVSSQVRAQLGALGLAAGAALVIGGLGTYVINARLRRHTHGMNATELSRLHDYHEATLHAVREGLLMLDGQRRIALVNDAGRELLGLGPDAVGRRVADLALPAPLTGALLASEKRVDEVHLTADRVIVVNTRPVVGGERRGTVVTLRDHTELQALSGELDSERGFTRALRSQAHEAANRLHTVVSLIELGRAREAVGFATAELELAQALTDRVVGAVAEPVLAALLLGKAAQANERGVELVLADDSLIDDGALPPTLPARDVVTILGNLIDNAVDAVTGAPEAAVPGQRGRVTVTALANDGELLLRVADNGAGVDPAVAAEVFRSGWSTHGAGRGLGLALVRQAAHRGGGTVALEQGPDGGAEFTVRLPLGAGVRA; this is translated from the coding sequence ATGCGTTTTCCCCGTACCCGTCCGCGCAGCCTCGCCGGGCAGCTGTTCGCCATGCAGGTGGTGCTGGTGGCGGCCGTGGTGGCCGGATGCGCGTTCTTCGCGTACGAGTCCGGGCGGGGGCAGGCCGAGGAGACGGCGGCGCGGCAGGCGCGGGCGGTGGCCCTGGCGGTGGCGGGATCGCCGTCCGTCCGGGAGGCGATCCGCACCGAGGACCCGTCCGCCGCGCTCCAGCCGTACGCGGAGCGGGTCCGCAAGGAGACCGGGATCGCGTTCGTCACGATCATGAGCCCGGACCGGGTCCGCTGGACGCATCCGGTCACCGACCGCATCGGCGAGACGTTCCTCGGGCACACCGCGCGGGCGCTGCGCGGCGAGACCTTCTCGGAGACGTACACCGGCACGCTCGGGCCCTCCATCCGCGTGGTCACCCCGGTCCGGGACGGCGGCCAAATCACCGGACTGGTCAGCGCGGGGATCACCGTGGACCGGGTCTCCTCGCAGGTGCGGGCGCAGCTCGGCGCGCTGGGGCTGGCGGCCGGCGCGGCGCTGGTCATCGGCGGCCTCGGCACGTACGTGATCAACGCCCGGCTGCGCCGCCACACCCACGGGATGAACGCCACCGAGCTGAGCCGGCTGCACGACTACCACGAGGCGACCCTGCACGCGGTGCGCGAGGGGCTGCTGATGCTGGACGGGCAGCGCCGGATCGCCCTGGTCAACGACGCGGGCCGGGAGCTCCTGGGCCTGGGCCCGGACGCGGTCGGCCGCCGGGTCGCCGATCTGGCTCTGCCGGCCCCGCTGACCGGGGCGCTGCTCGCCTCCGAGAAGCGGGTGGACGAGGTGCATCTGACGGCGGACCGGGTCATCGTCGTCAACACCCGTCCGGTCGTCGGCGGCGAGCGGCGCGGGACCGTGGTGACCCTGCGCGACCACACCGAACTCCAAGCGCTGTCCGGGGAGCTGGACTCGGAGCGCGGCTTCACCCGGGCGCTGCGCTCCCAGGCGCACGAGGCGGCGAACCGGCTGCACACCGTGGTCTCGCTGATCGAGCTGGGGCGCGCGCGGGAGGCGGTGGGCTTCGCGACGGCGGAGCTGGAGCTGGCCCAGGCGCTCACCGACCGGGTGGTGGGAGCGGTCGCCGAACCGGTGCTGGCGGCCCTGCTGCTCGGCAAGGCCGCCCAGGCGAACGAGCGGGGCGTGGAGCTGGTGCTCGCCGACGACAGCCTGATCGACGACGGCGCGCTGCCGCCGACGCTGCCCGCCCGCGATGTGGTGACCATCCTCGGCAATCTGATCGACAACGCGGTGGACGCGGTGACCGGGGCGCCGGAGGCGGCCGTGCCGGGGCAGCGGGGCCGGGTCACGGTGACCGCGCTCGCCAACGACGGCGAACTGCTGCTGCGGGTCGCGGACAACGGCGCCGGGGTCGATCCGGCGGTCGCCGCCGAGGTGTTCCGCAGCGGCTGGTCGACGCACGGCGCCGGGCGCGGGCTCGGCCTGGCCCTGGTGCGCCAGGCCGCCCACCGGGGCGGCGGCACGGTGGCCCTGGAGCAGGGGCCGGACGGGGGCGCGGAGTTCACCGTGCGGCTGCCGCTGGGCGCGGGGGTCCGGGCGTGA
- the treS gene encoding maltose alpha-D-glucosyltransferase encodes MIVNEPVHDTFEDTPAKDRDPDWFKRAVFYEVLVRSFQDSNGDGIGDLKGLTAKLDYLQWLGVDCLWLPPFFKSPLRDGGYDVSDYTAVLPEFGDLADFVEFVDAAHQRGMRVIIDFVMNHTSDQHDWFQQSRTDPDGPYGDYYVWADDDKQFPDARIIFVDTETSNWTFDPVRKQYYWHRFFSHQPDLNYENPAVQEEIISALRFWLDLGIDGFRVDAVPYLYQREGTNCENLPETHHFLKRVRKEIDANYPDTVLLAEANQWPEDVVDYFGDYGSGGDECHMAFHFPVMPRIFMAVRRESRYPVSEILAKTPAIPDNCQWGIFLRNHDELTLEMVTDEERDYMYAEYAKDPRMRANIGIRRRLAPLLDNDRNQIELFTALLLSLPGSPILYYGDEIGMGDNIWLGDRDAVRTPMQWTPDRNAGFSSSDPGRLYLPTIMDPVYGYQVTNVEASMASPSSLLHWTRRMIEIRKQNPAFGLGTYSELPSSNPAVLAFTREHGDDLVLCVHNFSRFAQPTELDLTSFNGRHPVELTGGVRFPAIGQWPYLLTLAGHGFYWFRLRKDAPPN; translated from the coding sequence ATGATCGTCAATGAGCCCGTCCACGACACATTCGAGGACACCCCGGCCAAGGACCGCGATCCCGACTGGTTCAAACGTGCCGTGTTCTACGAGGTCCTCGTCCGGTCCTTCCAGGACTCCAACGGCGACGGCATCGGGGACCTGAAGGGCCTCACCGCCAAGCTGGACTATCTGCAGTGGCTGGGCGTCGACTGCCTCTGGCTGCCGCCGTTCTTCAAGTCGCCGCTGCGCGACGGCGGTTACGACGTGTCCGACTACACCGCCGTGCTGCCGGAGTTCGGCGACCTCGCCGACTTCGTGGAGTTCGTCGACGCCGCCCACCAGCGCGGCATGCGCGTGATCATCGACTTCGTCATGAATCACACCAGCGACCAGCACGACTGGTTCCAGCAGTCCCGGACCGATCCGGACGGGCCGTACGGCGACTACTACGTCTGGGCCGACGACGACAAGCAGTTCCCGGACGCCCGGATCATCTTCGTGGACACGGAGACGTCCAACTGGACCTTCGACCCGGTGCGCAAGCAGTACTACTGGCACCGGTTCTTCTCGCACCAGCCCGACCTCAACTACGAGAACCCGGCGGTACAGGAGGAAATCATCTCCGCGCTGCGGTTCTGGCTGGACCTGGGCATCGACGGCTTCCGGGTCGACGCCGTGCCCTACCTCTACCAGCGCGAGGGCACCAACTGCGAGAACCTGCCCGAGACCCACCACTTCCTCAAGCGGGTCCGCAAGGAGATCGACGCCAACTACCCGGACACGGTCCTGCTCGCCGAGGCCAACCAGTGGCCGGAGGACGTCGTGGACTACTTCGGGGACTACGGCAGCGGCGGCGACGAGTGCCACATGGCGTTCCACTTCCCGGTGATGCCGCGGATCTTCATGGCGGTGCGGCGCGAGAGCCGCTACCCGGTCTCGGAAATCCTGGCGAAGACCCCGGCGATCCCGGACAACTGCCAGTGGGGCATCTTCCTGCGCAACCACGACGAGCTGACCCTCGAAATGGTGACGGACGAAGAACGCGACTACATGTACGCGGAGTACGCCAAGGACCCGCGGATGCGCGCCAACATCGGCATCCGCCGCCGGCTCGCCCCGCTGCTGGACAACGACCGCAACCAGATCGAGCTGTTCACCGCGCTGCTGCTGTCGCTGCCGGGCTCCCCGATCCTCTACTACGGGGACGAGATCGGGATGGGCGACAACATCTGGCTGGGCGACCGGGACGCCGTACGCACCCCGATGCAGTGGACGCCCGACCGCAACGCGGGCTTCTCCTCCAGCGATCCGGGCCGGCTCTACCTGCCCACGATCATGGACCCGGTCTACGGCTACCAGGTCACCAACGTCGAGGCGTCGATGGCCTCGCCGTCCTCGCTGCTGCACTGGACGCGGCGGATGATCGAGATCCGCAAGCAGAACCCGGCGTTCGGCCTCGGCACCTACAGCGAACTGCCGTCGTCCAACCCGGCCGTCCTCGCCTTCACCCGTGAGCACGGGGACGACCTCGTGCTGTGCGTCCACAACTTCTCGCGGTTCGCACAGCCGACGGAGCTGGACCTCACGTCCTTCAACGGGCGTCATCCGGTGGAGCTGACCGGCGGGGTGCGCTTCCCCGCCATCGGTCAGTGGCCCTATCTGCTGACGCTCGCGGGACACGGCTTCTACTGGTTCCGGCTGCGCAAGGACGCGCCGCCGAACTGA
- a CDS encoding cation:dicarboxylate symporter family transporter → MAATAAEPERTTPDRTKPDRTKYLYLAVIVAVGLGILVGFVAPDAAVELKPIGTGFVNLIKMMISPIIFCTIVLGVGSVRKAAKVGAVGGLALGYFLVMSTVALAIGLVVGNLLEPGSGLHITEAVRAAGEKQASGAGESTTDFLLGIIPTTLVSAFTAGEVLQTLLVALLAGFALQAMGAHGEPVLRGIGHIQRLVFRILAMIMWVAPVGAFGAMAAVVGETGVDALKSLAVIMIGFYVTCALFVFLVLGAILRLVAGLNILTLLKYLGREFLLILSTSSSESALPRLIAKMEHLGVSKPVVGITVPTGYSFNLDGTAIYLTMASLFIANATGDPLSIGEQISLLVFMVIASKGAAGVTGAGLATLAGGLQSHRPELVDGVGLIVGIDRFMSEARALTNFAGNAVATVLVGTWTGEIDRERAGLVLAGTLPFDEKMLSDEGPAEPHVPEARDGDRPSASHRLTPG, encoded by the coding sequence GTGGCAGCGACCGCCGCCGAGCCGGAACGCACGACGCCGGACCGTACGAAGCCCGACCGGACGAAGTACCTGTATCTCGCCGTGATCGTGGCGGTGGGGCTGGGCATCCTCGTCGGCTTCGTGGCCCCGGACGCCGCCGTCGAGCTCAAGCCCATCGGCACCGGCTTCGTGAACCTGATCAAGATGATGATCTCGCCCATCATCTTCTGCACGATCGTGCTGGGCGTCGGCTCGGTCCGCAAGGCCGCCAAGGTCGGCGCGGTCGGCGGGCTCGCCCTCGGCTACTTCCTGGTGATGTCCACGGTCGCCCTGGCCATCGGCCTGGTCGTCGGCAACCTCCTGGAGCCCGGCTCCGGCCTCCACATCACCGAGGCCGTCCGCGCCGCCGGTGAGAAGCAGGCGTCCGGGGCCGGCGAGTCCACCACGGACTTCCTGCTGGGCATCATCCCGACCACCCTGGTCTCCGCCTTCACCGCGGGCGAGGTGCTCCAGACGCTGCTCGTCGCCCTGCTCGCCGGCTTCGCGCTCCAGGCCATGGGCGCCCACGGCGAACCGGTGCTGCGCGGCATCGGGCACATCCAGCGCCTGGTCTTCCGCATCCTCGCCATGATCATGTGGGTGGCCCCGGTCGGCGCGTTCGGCGCGATGGCGGCGGTGGTCGGCGAGACCGGGGTGGACGCGCTGAAATCACTCGCGGTCATCATGATCGGCTTCTACGTCACCTGCGCCCTGTTCGTCTTCCTGGTGCTCGGCGCGATCCTGCGCCTGGTGGCCGGGCTGAACATCCTCACGCTGCTGAAGTACCTGGGCCGCGAGTTCCTGCTGATCCTGTCCACCTCCTCCTCGGAGTCGGCGCTGCCCCGGCTGATCGCCAAGATGGAGCACCTGGGCGTCAGCAAGCCCGTCGTCGGCATCACCGTGCCGACCGGCTACTCCTTCAACCTGGACGGCACCGCGATCTATCTCACGATGGCCTCGCTGTTCATCGCCAACGCCACCGGCGACCCGCTGAGCATCGGCGAGCAGATCTCGCTGCTCGTCTTCATGGTCATCGCCTCCAAGGGCGCGGCCGGGGTCACCGGCGCCGGCCTCGCCACCCTCGCCGGCGGCCTCCAGTCGCACCGCCCCGAACTGGTGGACGGCGTCGGCCTCATCGTCGGCATCGACCGCTTCATGAGCGAGGCCCGCGCCCTGACCAACTTCGCCGGCAACGCGGTCGCCACGGTCCTCGTCGGCACCTGGACCGGGGAGATCGACCGCGAACGGGCCGGCCTGGTGCTCGCCGGCACCCTCCCGTTCGACGAGAAGATGCTCAGCGACGAGGGGCCGGCCGAACCGCACGTGCCCGAGGCCCGCGACGGCGACCGGCCCTCCGCGTCCCACCGCCTCACGCCGGGGTGA
- the glgB gene encoding 1,4-alpha-glucan branching enzyme: MTARKPSRTAKPATPARTAPADAGTPLPEPPIAAVLPTPPAAAPAKKRTTRPPKKTAATGTPAAAPTRRARKAAAPPRPRTAAGPNPCPASPLDGADRGRLLAGEHHDPHALLGAHPVDGGVRVRVLRPFARAVTVLAEGLRVPLDSEGDGLFSGLLALSGVPEYRLLVAYDDNEIEAEDPYRFWPALGELDLHLIGEGRHEELWTALGARPMVHQGVAGTRFTVWAPNARGVRVCGDFTYWDGTGFPMRSLGSSGVWELFLPGVGEGALYKFDICRPDGSHTTRSDPMARHTEVPPATASVVTASHHVWQDREWMERRGDVPVHEAPFSVYEVHLGSWRPGLTYRQLAEQLPAYVKELGFTHVELMPVSEHPFGGSWGYQVTGFYAPTSRMGSPDDFRFLVDALHRAGIGVIMDWVPAHFPRDDWALAEFDGRPLYEHSDPGRAAHPDWGTLEFDYGRTEVRNFLVANATYWCEEFHIDGLRVDAVASMLYLDYSREDGQWSPNEFGGRENLDAVAFLQEMNATVYRRNPGVVTIAEESTAWDGVTRSTDRGGLGFGLKWNMGWMHDSLVYISKEPVHRKYHHNEMTFSMVYAYSENYVLPISHDEVVHGKQALVSKMPGDWWQRRATHRAYLGFMWAHPGKQLLFMGQEFAQGAEWSEGHGPDWWLLDPSYGAEADHRGVRDLVADLNSVYRATPALWQRDTRPEGFSWVDGGAAEDNVFAFLRHDAKGAPLLAVSNFSPVVRHGYRLGVPEGPRLWAEALNTDAARYGGGDVRNTEPLRPEAVASHGRASSVVLTLPPLATVWFTPA; the protein is encoded by the coding sequence GTGACCGCCCGCAAGCCGTCCCGCACCGCCAAGCCCGCGACGCCCGCCCGCACGGCCCCGGCCGACGCCGGGACGCCGCTCCCCGAGCCCCCGATCGCCGCCGTCCTCCCCACCCCGCCGGCCGCGGCGCCCGCCAAGAAGCGCACCACGCGCCCCCCGAAGAAGACCGCGGCCACCGGCACCCCCGCCGCCGCACCCACCCGGCGCGCCAGGAAGGCCGCGGCACCGCCCCGGCCCCGTACCGCCGCCGGCCCGAATCCGTGCCCGGCCTCGCCGCTGGACGGGGCCGACCGGGGCAGGCTGCTGGCCGGTGAGCATCACGACCCCCACGCCCTGCTGGGCGCGCACCCGGTGGACGGCGGGGTGCGGGTGCGGGTGCTGCGCCCGTTCGCCCGCGCCGTGACCGTGCTCGCCGAGGGGCTTCGGGTGCCGCTGGACAGCGAGGGGGACGGGTTGTTCTCCGGGCTGCTGGCGCTGTCCGGGGTGCCGGAGTACCGGCTGCTGGTGGCGTACGACGACAACGAGATCGAGGCGGAGGACCCGTACCGCTTCTGGCCGGCGCTCGGTGAGCTGGATCTGCATCTGATCGGCGAGGGCCGGCACGAGGAGCTGTGGACCGCGCTCGGGGCCCGGCCGATGGTCCACCAGGGCGTGGCCGGGACCAGGTTCACGGTGTGGGCGCCCAACGCGCGGGGCGTGCGGGTGTGCGGCGACTTCACCTACTGGGACGGCACCGGCTTCCCGATGCGCTCGCTGGGCTCGTCCGGGGTGTGGGAGCTGTTCCTGCCCGGGGTCGGCGAGGGCGCGCTGTACAAGTTCGACATCTGCCGGCCCGACGGTTCGCACACGACGCGTTCGGACCCGATGGCGAGGCACACCGAGGTGCCGCCCGCCACCGCGTCGGTCGTGACGGCCTCGCACCACGTCTGGCAGGACCGGGAGTGGATGGAGCGGCGCGGGGACGTCCCGGTGCACGAGGCGCCGTTCTCGGTGTACGAGGTGCATCTGGGCTCCTGGCGGCCGGGGCTCACCTACCGGCAACTGGCGGAGCAGCTGCCGGCGTACGTGAAGGAGCTGGGCTTCACGCATGTGGAGCTGATGCCCGTCTCCGAGCACCCCTTCGGCGGCTCCTGGGGCTACCAGGTCACCGGCTTCTACGCGCCGACCTCGCGGATGGGTTCGCCGGACGACTTCCGATTCCTGGTGGACGCGCTGCACCGGGCCGGCATCGGCGTGATCATGGACTGGGTGCCCGCGCACTTCCCGCGCGACGACTGGGCGCTCGCCGAGTTCGACGGCCGGCCGCTGTACGAGCACTCCGATCCGGGGCGGGCCGCGCACCCGGACTGGGGCACGCTGGAGTTCGACTACGGGCGGACCGAGGTGCGCAACTTCCTGGTCGCCAACGCCACGTACTGGTGCGAGGAGTTCCACATCGACGGGCTGCGGGTGGACGCGGTCGCCTCGATGCTCTACCTGGACTACTCGCGCGAGGACGGCCAGTGGTCGCCCAACGAGTTCGGCGGGCGGGAGAACCTGGACGCGGTCGCCTTCCTCCAGGAGATGAACGCCACGGTCTACCGGCGCAATCCGGGCGTGGTCACCATCGCCGAGGAGTCCACCGCCTGGGACGGCGTGACCCGGTCGACCGACCGCGGCGGGCTGGGCTTCGGCCTGAAGTGGAACATGGGCTGGATGCACGACTCGCTGGTGTACATCTCCAAGGAGCCGGTGCACCGCAAGTACCACCACAACGAGATGACGTTCTCGATGGTGTACGCGTACAGCGAGAACTACGTGCTGCCGATCTCGCACGACGAGGTGGTGCACGGCAAGCAGGCGCTGGTCTCCAAGATGCCTGGGGACTGGTGGCAGCGGCGCGCCACCCACCGCGCCTACCTGGGCTTCATGTGGGCCCATCCGGGCAAGCAACTGCTGTTCATGGGGCAGGAGTTCGCGCAGGGCGCGGAGTGGTCGGAGGGCCACGGCCCGGACTGGTGGCTGCTGGACCCGTCGTACGGGGCGGAGGCCGACCACCGCGGGGTGCGGGATCTGGTGGCCGACCTCAACAGCGTGTACCGGGCGACGCCCGCGCTCTGGCAGCGGGACACCCGTCCGGAGGGCTTCTCCTGGGTGGACGGGGGCGCGGCGGAGGACAACGTGTTCGCGTTCCTGCGCCACGACGCGAAGGGCGCGCCGCTGCTCGCGGTGTCCAACTTCTCGCCGGTCGTGCGGCACGGCTACCGGCTCGGGGTGCCGGAGGGCCCCCGGCTGTGGGCGGAGGCCCTGAACACGGACGCCGCCCGGTACGGGGGTGGCGATGTGCGCAACACGGAGCCGCTGCGGCCGGAGGCGGTGGCGTCGCACGGCCGGGCGTCGAGCGTGGTGCTGACGCTGCCGCCGCTGGCGACGGTGTGGTTCACCCCGGCGTGA